The Hydra vulgaris chromosome 14, alternate assembly HydraT2T_AEP genome includes the window GTATAAGTGAATATTGGGGTAACTTTAGCTGTTGTTGAATTTCATGTAGCATGTCCATGGAAGACGATGAATGATAAAAGTATGTGACAATTTTTCTAGACTTAGCTATAAGATCATTTACAATTGTTTGCTGTTTGAAAAGCTTATCGGTTATACAAAGCTGAGGAGGGTGGATTATACAACTTAcggaatttttttctaaaccagCTTTTTTTAAGGCTAATTTCATATTAGCAGAATTGTCAGAGAGGACAAAGTacactttgttaatttttttttttgttaattagcCTCCTCAAGGTCGAGAAGGCTattacagatgaggaggctacttatttgtggttataagtTGGTACTTTCCATTCATTTAAAGAGTCTTTTAGAAACTTTGATATCTTTACACCTGTATGAGAgcctgttatttttttaagttgtagcACAGCTGTCATAGAATTAAACTCTGAGTTTATCCAGTGTGCTGTTAATGAATAAAAGCTTAGATCACTGTGATGTGTAGTCCATTCGTCAGAggtgaaactaaaaaaactgcttttgcTACATCATTGATAATTTGGactttcattttttcataaattaaaggAACAACTGTTTCAATCATATGTTTTCTAGAAGGCATGGTATACTTTGGTTCAAAATTGATAATTAGTTTGTTAAATCCTTTATCTGTAACTAAAGAATATGGCTGAATGTCTACACATATCATTGCTCCGAtaagcataattattttttgagctCTTTGTTCAATTGAAGTCCATTTTCTATGCTTATTAATAGTTTCCTCAAGCTAAGATTGATGCTTTTGATTTAGAGTAACTGCAACACTATTGCTAATGGATTCTTTATTATGATCATTATCTTTACTGGATAAAGTAGATGCAATAATATAGCTTTTATTTtctgtgttaatttttttgaaacattttagaTCTTCTTTCTTCtggaaaacttttatatgttttgctTTCATATGTCCTCCAAAATTGAATGTTGTCATTTTTTTGCcaaatgttaaaattaacagGTCAAAAATTTCCTACAAGAAAAACAGTATCTTCAAAAAATATGGCATCAAAAATGAtgaagttttttgttaataccTTAATAAACTATGCTTTGGAAAGTTTAACTTTAAACTAACTTTCCAAGGCTTATTTAAGATataaacacaacttgtctcagcACTTGGAAatctgtataaattttttttattagaatagtTCTAATTCAAcctattgtaaattaaaataggaacttgtttaaaaatttgaaggGGATAGTTTGAACTTATATTAATAGATAAACTATAATGATAACTTGTAAttgagttttatatataatatgttaggGGTGTACTCTCATAATTGTCCAGTGGCATGGGATGACTCATTTCTCCAAGGGcggctgaattttttaaaaatacctgtCAGTGCCCGGGCAGGACGACCAGGTAGTTTGTTACTTACATgtgtgtttattaataaaactttattttgatctataaaatttttaatgcataacatttaatatttaaaatataaaatttttattccttgtgattatttaaaagaaaactttaaaaagcatttaaagtaGTATGCACTACGTTTAACAATAAGTACACTACGGTGCATAATATAACTTCAccaaactttataaaagaaGCTGACACGCGATTTAATATTTCGAAGTGCAACtgtactgtttttttaaacatagttgTTGCATTTTGAAGTAGGCTTCTCgatttaaaatgagttttaaaattatattttcttttttttccaaatgctgttgtatcattttttaaaccttaGAGTCACACTTTGAATCACGTGAATGGGCAGTTGAATCATTAATAACACTGAAtctcttttgtttttcattagtaaaataaagaataaataaaaaaaatttttaactttgtaaaacaaaaataaccaaataaaaaacattactaaGATGCACatgaaaaatcattattagaaCGCAATTAATAATGCAcatgaaaattctttttttctaaaaaaaagtcttagtataatgaaaaatgttcaaaacattaaaaacatattttaaacactCTCTCAATCttcaatcaaaattaaatttgattgaagATTGAGAGagaataatagaatatttttctataaaacatttctttgcAGTTTTGGCTTTCAACATTTTTTGCTTCCCCTAATGAACCTTTTGTTAAGATTGACAAAAACAAACGTTACAATACAGATATAGACTACTACAAAAATGACAACACATctttaatcaatttaataaactaattcaCTTTTAAATAAGCTGTTTCTTATTAGGCATATTTTAGTAGTAGTAGAcatttaaatttctttcttcATTATTTTCACCCaggaaaaaatacaaatttttttttacatcggACAACTGTTTATCATAGCGGATGattcaaatgaaaaataaaaactgtttcagtCGCCCGCAGGGCAATAGGGAAAAAACCATAAGGTATAAAAATACATTgctgtatgtattttttttttaaatgcacatttgtaaaaaaaatgtcactttttaatcataaataacaATGTTTAAATACACTATAGGTTAtttaggtgtttttttttaggttgctGTTTCCTTTTCCTATTTAAAGTTTCCTTTCCtatttaaagttaacaaataaaatatgaaaattagaatctataaaattaaaataaaaaaaaataataaagaaaatgaaaattgaaatgaaatattatacaaaatttttttctataatacttttattttatttatttttctttttttaaaaaaccaaatttaaaaaaattaaattaaaaaaacagttataaaaaaattgaactcaTAAATACCTCTTCAGGACAGTCAAAATATAGAACACCTTTCAAAATACATCTGTCTTGCATTCGATTAGTCCAGCCAATCAGATTATCTTCATTTCGGGGGAAGCCATCAATAAGGAAAAGTTTAGTAGGGCTATCTGTCATTGCCTAATATTTATAGAATTAATAATTGCacatttacattatttacattattactAATAGGAGTGGCGTCGCTGGGGTTGGTGTCACCCAGTCCGATTAACTTTTGGTGTCACCCCTCTAGAATTTCACTAACAGACCCAAAGACAGGTTCACTAATCAAAAACTAACAGGCCCAAAAACACGAACAGGCGTAAAGACGGGtttcaaatttctaaaaaaagaaaaagaaaaaaaagtcctttagaaaaaaagttggggcaaaataaattgaaaaaatgcaagaACAAATTACCATGAGCTTGAGCAGTTGtcttatttgcatattttttttcattatggtGTCACCCCTCTCTGTTAGGTTGTGATGGTGTCACCCGGTGCAACCCGCACCCCCTTATTGACGCCACTGACTAAtagcataattttaaaattacaaagaaattatgaatacaaaaataaaatattaattaaacacCTATGAGACTGCACTAGCACTAGGGTGATTTTTTCATTCTTAAACTAATGTGAATGAAAAAAAGGTCATTCATCTAGaatgaaaaaggaaaatttataaaacagtaACAATTGTATTTGACAGCCataaaaatgacatttatatGTTAGAGCTGTGACATtagtaaaagattttaatatcaGGTAAAGACACAATAAatctatgttttttgatattgaaatgagaaaaaaaaaaagatttaataatgtATTCACTTCTCCAAGACCTCATGAGCCAACAAAGTCAAAGGagtttacttatatatattttttaaatatttgttacaatCCTATCTCAACcatttaatttggaaaaatggGGCTTGATGGACAAGATCACTGCACagagaaacaaatttattacaaaGTGAGTGCATCTCAACATTACTCTTATACATTAGACTCAGATCAACtagtaaatttttaacaagtgGTTCAAAAAGAGTTTTAGAATCTTGAGAAACAACTTTTGAACACTTTGGCCAtgcaaaaatataagttattaaattccAAACAATTGCACAAACATTGCAAACAAAACACTAATTCCCACATAAAGGGGAGGGTGGTGTTTCTCTGAGGATTTTCAAacttttgcaaataaataaaaaaaatacttacaataTGATCTGtaacaatatattttctttaacttaataatatcaGTTACTCGaggattttttattaaacatcctgacatattttttcatcctttttttaattttaaaaaagatgtcaGAGGagaaaaactagacgaataagagtttttagagcacttaggaacagtcacagaaaaaggatgaggcttaattaaatgacaagtgacatgagaatgaattttagtagatggcgtaagagacactagctctttagagcagtgtccattatagtatttgtagaaaagagaaagagaagcaacattacaatgatgtgataatggttgaaggctggctgcaagagcaggtccaactatgcttacaatgcgtttttgcaccttgtctaaaagagaaagggcatcttttgaagatccgccccagatatggcaacagtattccatacaaggctggatttgagatttatagagatagagaatagaatccagagtaaaaaaatgttgagctcgataaagagatgcaaccttagcagatgctaattttgcaatagatttaatatatagtttccaagaaagattggaagtaagagttaatcctagaagatgaagggtagtgACTCATCGAGTTGATAAcagttcataaatataggaagatctaaattattgcgataaagattggctgaaaaaaaattgagttttatctgaattaaagttcaacagccactgtgagccccatgctgtaggaggagtgagatccttttcaagcttaaatgccacctccaagcaatcagagagagtggcttcttatcatgacaagaataaatggtagtatcataagtgaacaatgccaccttagatgtgagaatatctggaagattgctaaagtaaactaaaaagagtatagggccaaggattgaaccttgaggaacccctgacaCAGTCTGGGGATTCAtacctagtttcctgacaaatgggttAATTCTTATGAATGTTAAAGCCCAGGCCAAGTAcatgactattggagtctttacgaattaaaggaagataaccatcaacactaagatcgcaagatgagacagctgaactcaaattagtcttacAAAGAGAAAATAGGTCTGGTAaattttgcaagagataagactcaacagaagaaaagttacttcgaagaccacgaatattagtaaatgataggtttagagaacttggtgatgacgatggttttttgtgttttatagtttttggtactttattcatttttaaatttattgaagaacttgactcaaagcatagatagtactcagaacactgtttaatagtccaagcaactgccttattactattaataaaccctaagccgtaacaaagggctttAAATGTGGCCTCGGCAATGCACACTAAAAGTACAAACAGAAACatcatccatgcgcaacatgacACTGTttatactttgatatttttcagctgttgatggaatcagcctctctgagagccaccacagagttcgggaaacctgactcccagccagcctcagaaccataaaactgagtttcagacctgtaccctcattaggagataataaaatgagtcgcctagtcataaaaacagagacacaagcaaaacccatgcattgagtcaagatgatccagcattcaacatcctaaactggaaacaatgtattaaaagtacatctgcaccagcctaatagatgaagaaggggtgcgaggctggtcaacagatagaatctgtttaccccttaagacTTTGCCTAGAAgaccttctacaagacagtagccggaTGCATTTTACacctgcccaagatgagtatttttatcaagacaccatctctagcctttactcaaccatgaacgccaaggcagggggtgttttaagtcGGAGTTGgtatctcctagcctttgcctaaaaaggcgtatcgtacaaggcagcaggacatgaagcagattgtactgggttacatgttaccagcagcaggataacctgacccgacatgtgtatgtatatatatacatacatatatatatatatatatatatatatatatatatatttatatatatatacatacatatatatatatacatatatatatatatacatatatacatacaaatatatatacatacatatatatatacatatacatacatacatacatatatatatatatatatatatatatatatatatatatacatatatacatatatacatatatacatacttacatacatacatatatatatatatatatatatatatatatatatatatatatatatatatatatatatatatatatatatacatatatacatatatacatacatacatacatacatatatatatatatatatatatatatatatatatatatatatacatgtcatgtatataaacatatatataaataaatatatatatatatatatatatacatatatacatacatacatacatacatacatacatacatatatatatatatatatatacatgttatgtatataaacatatatacatatatataaatatatatatatatatatatatatatatatatatatatatatatattaaattgaaaataaattatatattttttatcagaattaaattagATTGTAATGATCTTTGCTTCAAGCTAAAAGTATTAGcatttttcaagcaaaaaaattgattacaacaataaaaaacaaaacaattatatattatttataactcaAAAGTTACATAAGTATTCTTGTGCTCTTAAgatgttaaataaaagtttttattatatatatttcttttatggtTAGTTTGTTTTTACGTTCCGATCAATaactttgtattaaaaaaaaaaattgttgttaactataaacaaatttgttttctgtttgaAAACAATTAGCTTTAAAgagattaaatctttttaattttatttgagtttttttcatttgtaaataGCGCTTACACctaacataattgtcatttcaacttttttacataatcgtCATTCAAAATGTGGTTTAAATAATCAagttaattacttcttttatgttaccgctaatatAGAataattcaaaagttaaaaaattatgaaaagttgCTTAATGGAAATTGCTCAAGGCATACGTAACGCATACGTAAATTGCAAGCAGtttttttaccttcaagatCAAAAGTGAAAGCTTGCACCTTAGCATCAtgtctatataatatatatttatactttttaatatatgtaaaacctattttattaatttgatttatgttttatttaaatttaatatgttgtttttatttgcttcttataatttaatcattaaaagttttaacctgcataatatttatatttaaaattatttctttgttttctatttttccatTGATTCCATTttcaattgaaatatttactgtattaggcatcatatactttttttattttttcaaatttaagtaacattcaaaataaaactattttttttattgaaaaaagagcAAGTTTGTCGCTCAAAACTTGATAGAAACTCTTTTTGCACCACAATATTCCTAAACTTCTAGAAATCTTTACACTAttgattactgcaaataaaattacattgtgCTTGTCAagaaatttgcattttttacctaggtttacATATAGTTCTTCATTGCCCTATAGgtcaatgattttttgatttaatatacaCAGTCTGTATaacatgtcttaaaaaaaagttaaaaaataaattccagCATTCCGGCCTGAAATATTGTAATTGCTGCCAGAACCGAATGACCTAAAAGTCACTAATTCTGGCCCGAATTCTAACTGGTACATATTTAATTCTTACCCAATGACATCATCTACAATCTAATTCTATTATTATATCTCCCAAGTCTATGTAACTGGGCAGCTCCATTGGTTACTTTTGCGATGATTGCGTTgcattaattgttaaaaaagtaaaaattggaaaaatcctttaaaaatgttagtaaaGTCCTATTTACGCTACCGAGGAGGAAACTTTTAGGttaattcagttaaaaaaaacaatttaattgaatttacaaaattcagttaaattgttaaatagtttagggGGTTATAAAAACAGTTCTagagaacacttttgtaaggCTGCAACAGGAATGTTAGAAGGAAATAACTTTAGTATCAATGGTAAAAGATAGGGTGTCTAATATTAGATAAGCCTATTTTTTGAGATCACCGGAACTGTGGTTATCAGATAAGAacagtaaattaaagaaaaagttgtatgcaaaaaattttgtctTATCTTTAGAAAATCAGACCCATGTATACCAAGTGAGACGTTAAAGAATCTAAGAATAACGGAGCATCAGACAATGAATAAAAATACCTTGCATTAATGTCCTTGCATCAATTTaaagtagaatgaggcttgaattaaaactgataagaagaaataaaaaattccatTTCTGCATGAATCCAGGAGATTATAAAAGAGGTACAATTTTCAGCAGAGAGACAAAATACATTATTCCAAGAACCAtgacaaagaaaatcacaaagcTGCTGTAAGGTAAGAGGTGAGATAATCTAGAGGTAAATCTGATGTAGACACCTAATATCAAAGATAAGACATAAATTAATGAGTGAAGGTAAGCGATTAGTAAGAAACtgcgaaaaacaaaaatttatgagaTTCAGAGCCAGCAGAGTTTATGTTACTAGAACCAAGTCATGCAGTatgataaacattaaaaacaccGATAACAGCAATAGTGGCTAaagaataaaatgaaattaattaatCAACTTGATCAGAAACAACATTGTATTAGtgtaaataatttcattatatgtAAACTGCAATTAGTGTAAATAATTgcattatatataaactatttttgtgATACGTTGGAAGGAACGTGTGGGTGCGTcataatatattgtatataacgtttataatgtttattatacCCTCAGGGGTAtttgcaaatgtatatatagtGAGTAAAGATATTCTCGAAGTCAgtgagaaaaaacaaatatagatttattattacaagCTATTTCAGCTATGAGCATAAAGTTTGCGGATTTGGTATCGCAGTACGATGGTTAGGGTGAATTTTCAGGATGGATACAGAAATTAGAACTGGtagcaaaacttcaaaaagttgaCGAGCTGCATGTGGTGCTCCCTTTATTTCTTTCTGGCGGGGCGTTTGTTGTTTATCAAAGTCTTTGTGATGAGAtattaaatagatatataaGACTATAATGAAGTAAAATCCTTATTTTACTTCATTGTAGTCTTCTTTTATCTCATCactaagaatttaaaaaaaaattaaaaagtaattgagTAAAAAAGTGCTAAGTAAAAAAGTGTTAAGCAAAATCACATAAAGGAAAAATAGAGGACTCAAACCAGATATCACAACAAATAGGTAAATTGATACATTAGTATAAGTCTAGGCCAATCATGCAACTGTTGGAGTCTTTATGAATCAAAAGATAATAGCTACCATAACTAATATGTGAGAAGCTATTTGATTGCATCATTCCTGCTAATCAATCAAATTGTAACAAATAATTCCTTATGTGACcagaaaaaaaacacttttatataaCTCAGAACATTGTGGCTACCACAGAGTTCTGGACGCCTTACTATCAGCCAGCCACTGAAATCATTAAACATAGTTTTAGAGCTGTAGCCtcattagtaaataaaaaaaattccagaaCAAGCATAAGTACCGTAAAACCGAGAGCGTAAGTAAAAAAGCGATGGTAGGATTATCCACATATTCATGTCAACAGGAAAACATCCACATATTTATGTCAACAGAATAGATGAATAAGCAGCGCAAAGTTGGTCTTACGTCTAGTAGACAAAGACTTAAGGCGTTATCAGAAAATATTTGAtaaccccttaagtctttgtcTACTACGCTTTCTACAAGACTATAGCCAGATTTATTGAAACACAACTTCCAGCCTTTACTTAACCAAGGCAGTAGGAACTTTGCATCTTTTTCAACCTCTGCTCTcctttttagaaataatatacAAGGCAGCCAGACATGAGACAGGTTATACACTACCAGTAGTAAAACTGAAAAGGCAACactaaaactcaaaatttagttatttactacaaaatttagttatttaatgtcaaaatctcaaaatttagttatttactCACATTATATTAGTTTGTAAACATATTGTTTAAAAGgatttaatattaaacatgATTTAATGTCAATTTcattaatgttataaatttatgtagataaaagccaaaatattgaatatataaatttatgtaagttcatcattaaaaaatattgtaaaaaaccttttcaagtAAACGAATTGTAATTTCCACAGGTACAATTTGACCTTCTCTTATATAGGTTTCAATGAGATTGCCATCATTTGATCCACTTGCTCTTTCAGCCCTCAGTAAATCACCAGCtgataaatgaataaatttatattcctggaaaaaattttagaatcaaaaaactttgaaaatgaataatagtTCAACTAGTTTTATACcaaatattgaaatataaattgTGAAGATATtgaataagtatataaattttaagtttgcttcaattaatttgtataagttaaaaaaagttatgctctatatgaaattttctttaaattattatattaacataATGTTTCAATCATAAagtttaacatgttttattttaccttaactaaatttaaacactGTGTTCCTTTACCAGCGCCTGGTCCCCCAAGTACAAAAAATACAGTAGGAAGCACTGATGACATGCTAAAACTAGGAGGTAACTTaactgaattaatttttttctttaccagAGCAGATATTACAGCAACACATAAAAGCATTAACTCtacaaagaaatatatatatttatatatacatacatatatgaatAAGTATAttcacatacatatatatacatgcattatgcatgtatatacatacaaacatacatacatttatattaacaGTAACATATTCTactgtatgtttgtatgtatgtatgtatgtatgtatgtatgtatgtatgtatgtatgtatgtatgtatgtatgtatgtatgtatgtatgtatgtatgtatgtatgtaaggtgctgtatcaaaatatatactttatagtTGATTTAGGACTGCATACTATGTAATTGATGATACAATTTGAAAATTGGTTGAAAAAGTAATTGATTTTACAAACTTTGTCTCACTTCACCTCTAGGCTCACAACAATAAATACAGATATgccctatacttttttagtATTAAGTCACGAGTGATAATAATGAAGATGCTGACTTCAATGTTACTCTACTTACTGTTTCTATTTATTGTCTGGATTAAAGTCATTATCTGacattataaaagttaaatttaacaGAATATTAGTCAGTTAAATATCAGTCAATTAAATAGAAAGATGAAGATTGAATGCTGATGCctaattactttatttactttattttaaaaacatttattatcatcTAGCCATGATAAAGTTTACCAAAAAACAGtcagataaataaattatttttaatatattgcttttaataaacactacattatttatagtaaattttagttactagataaTCTAGTAGATTTGTGTTACTAATGATCTAAAAAACTAGACCTTTTTTggataataaatacatatagaCCCAAATCCAACTATAATAATATCCAACAGAGTTTTGTTAACTAGAAAGTATGGATATTATAATCAAGTCGACATATTAAAACTCAGAAAACCCACAAACGTTTGTTTTAGTGTTTTAAAGAGATACAAGGTACATATCTAAAGTACATAACAAGGTACAAAGCGCACAATT containing:
- the LOC100204580 gene encoding UMP-CMP kinase isoform X2; its protein translation is MLLCVAVISALVKKKINSVKLPPSFSMSSVLPTVFFVLGGPGAGKGTQCLNLVKEYKFIHLSAGDLLRAERASGSNDGNLIETYIREGQIVPVEITIRLLEKAMTDSPTKLFLIDGFPRNEDNLIGWTNRMQDRCILKGVLYFDCPEEVCVQRIMERGKTSGRTDDNEESLRKRFRTFYNETLPIIHYYENKGLVMNFKADLSPDLVFEDVKCCMNKLL